In Treponema denticola, one genomic interval encodes:
- a CDS encoding sensor histidine kinase: protein MKNKFFIFIHYFLIASSLIQINVSGNKITGIQFLLYLCIIILFNLRLFYIDRKTFLFFAFCLTDWAICFFLHITGLTIPFLLFLIPLIDSFYYNSKPYTYILGIIGLAVCIFSLRNFDMGIIINYTALFILSGGVLEYFKLNQNKIISFQNKIEELSIQRDELLNSIHDLEIYNESIEDLMTLKERNRISREIHDSVGHGLSTMIIQLNALYAAAKNNNNDLPQKILDLNAFAKNNLEEVRFALRELKPVDYNKYEIIILVHNLIGEFKKMTNINVQFTFSKDIWSLNEKQSHAVYKAVQEFLSNSAKYSNASKIMIHFSYTETSLIVTMKDNGIGCTGIKKGIGLKAIEERVKETEGTVYYESLPAVKGFFMRLAFFKNKAL, encoded by the coding sequence ATGAAAAATAAGTTTTTTATTTTTATTCATTATTTTTTAATAGCATCAAGCCTCATTCAAATAAACGTAAGCGGAAATAAGATTACAGGAATTCAGTTTTTATTATATCTTTGTATTATTATACTGTTTAATCTCAGGCTCTTTTATATAGATAGAAAAACTTTCCTTTTTTTTGCTTTTTGTTTAACCGATTGGGCTATTTGTTTTTTTCTACATATTACGGGTCTTACAATTCCCTTCCTCTTATTTTTAATTCCCTTGATAGACAGCTTTTATTATAATTCAAAGCCGTATACCTACATATTGGGAATAATAGGGCTTGCAGTCTGTATATTTTCACTAAGAAATTTTGATATGGGAATAATCATAAACTATACGGCTCTTTTTATTTTAAGCGGAGGGGTTTTAGAATATTTTAAACTAAATCAAAATAAAATTATTTCTTTCCAAAACAAAATAGAAGAATTAAGCATTCAAAGAGACGAGCTTTTAAATTCCATTCATGATTTGGAAATATACAATGAGTCGATAGAAGACCTTATGACCTTAAAAGAACGAAACCGCATCTCCAGAGAAATACATGACAGCGTAGGACACGGACTTTCTACAATGATTATTCAGCTAAATGCGCTCTATGCTGCTGCAAAGAACAACAACAATGATTTACCTCAAAAAATTTTAGATTTAAACGCCTTTGCTAAAAATAACTTAGAAGAAGTAAGGTTTGCCTTGAGAGAATTAAAACCGGTAGATTATAACAAGTATGAAATAATAATCCTAGTTCACAATCTGATAGGGGAATTTAAAAAAATGACAAATATCAATGTACAGTTTACTTTTTCAAAAGATATTTGGAGTTTAAACGAAAAACAAAGTCATGCAGTATATAAGGCCGTTCAAGAATTTTTATCCAATTCTGCAAAGTACAGCAATGCTTCAAAAATTATGATTCACTTTTCCTATACTGAAACCTCTCTCATAGTTACTATGAAGGACAATGGGATCGGCTGTACCGGCATCAAAAAAGGAATAGGCTTAAAAGCTATCGAAGAAAGAGTAAAGGAAACGGAGGGAACGGTTTATTATGAAAGTCTTCCTGCCGTAAAAGGCTTTTTTATGCGTTTGGCATTTTTTAAAAATAAGGCTCTTTAA
- a CDS encoding ATP-dependent helicase: MNEFTEGLNPEQFKAVTTINGPVLIIAGAGSGKTRVITFRIAHMLDKGIPQSQILALTFTNKAAKEMADRIKELTGKKLQNLTVSTFHAFGVKVLRSHIEKIGWRSNFSIYDETDRNQLIKECGRELKFSADALDVYKVGILFSNIKMGRKDWTNEHDSYKALYKEYQDGLKLYNAVDFDDLIMLPIKIFKEHPEVLEEYRERYRYIMVDEFQDTSTQQYNFMKLIADKNICVVGDDDQSIYSWRGASFENIRNFEKDFPEMIEIKLEQNYRSTGTILAAANGVISHNVNRKVKALWSEKDSGRPIEIFIPENEAAEADFISDMILSLKQREGFKYSDFGVLIRANSLSRPLEESFLEVNIPYRMSGGTSFFQRKEIKDLISYLRVVANPDDDVNLLRIINTPRRGIGKKTLETLSALATENSCSMRTAIRLLLENPPEDMRGKSIEDLKEFAELISAHRTQLLSGKGLAQKVRKLLDDIAYNEYLITEYQKSEKAAQFKMMNIESFLHSMDDWENNPDNWDGSLYDYLNRITLLTRDDTEEEKGEVNIMTIHSSKGLEFPVVFIAGAEDGLIPHARSVEENDGDVEEERRLFYVAITRAQQNLFITSCRQRRKQGGITECAPSPFLDEIPADLVEYHEPDAQAEEERIADIFSQMKKKFSI; encoded by the coding sequence ATGAATGAATTTACTGAAGGTCTTAATCCCGAACAGTTTAAAGCCGTTACTACGATTAACGGGCCGGTGCTTATAATAGCTGGAGCCGGTTCGGGGAAAACACGCGTTATCACTTTTAGAATTGCACACATGCTCGACAAGGGGATTCCCCAGTCTCAGATTTTGGCTCTTACCTTTACCAATAAGGCCGCCAAGGAAATGGCAGATCGAATAAAAGAGCTTACCGGCAAAAAACTTCAAAACCTGACTGTCAGTACCTTTCACGCCTTTGGGGTTAAGGTGCTGCGTTCTCACATCGAAAAAATAGGCTGGAGAAGTAATTTCAGTATTTATGATGAAACCGACCGCAATCAGTTGATTAAAGAATGCGGAAGAGAACTTAAATTCTCGGCAGATGCCTTGGATGTTTATAAGGTAGGCATTCTTTTTTCCAATATCAAAATGGGAAGAAAGGATTGGACAAACGAACATGATTCGTACAAGGCTCTTTATAAAGAATATCAGGATGGGCTTAAACTTTATAATGCAGTAGACTTTGACGACCTTATAATGCTTCCAATAAAAATATTTAAAGAACACCCCGAAGTCTTGGAAGAGTACCGCGAAAGATACCGATATATAATGGTTGATGAATTTCAGGATACCAGCACACAGCAATATAATTTTATGAAGCTCATCGCCGACAAAAATATCTGCGTAGTAGGCGATGACGATCAATCTATTTATTCTTGGCGGGGTGCCAGTTTTGAAAATATCCGCAACTTTGAAAAAGACTTTCCCGAAATGATTGAAATAAAACTTGAACAAAACTATCGTTCAACAGGGACAATTTTGGCTGCTGCAAACGGCGTAATTTCTCATAATGTAAACCGCAAGGTAAAAGCTCTTTGGTCAGAAAAAGATTCGGGCCGCCCCATCGAAATTTTTATTCCCGAAAACGAGGCGGCGGAAGCCGATTTTATTTCGGACATGATTTTAAGCTTAAAGCAAAGAGAAGGTTTTAAGTATTCCGACTTCGGAGTTTTAATCCGTGCCAACAGTTTAAGCCGCCCATTGGAAGAATCCTTTTTGGAAGTAAACATTCCGTATAGAATGTCGGGTGGGACAAGTTTTTTTCAGCGGAAGGAAATAAAAGATCTTATAAGCTATCTGCGCGTTGTTGCAAATCCCGACGATGATGTAAACCTCCTGCGCATTATCAACACGCCGAGGCGGGGCATAGGCAAAAAAACTCTTGAAACCCTTTCCGCTCTTGCAACGGAAAATTCTTGTTCAATGCGGACTGCAATCCGTCTTCTTCTTGAAAACCCGCCTGAAGATATGAGGGGAAAAAGCATCGAAGATTTAAAAGAATTTGCCGAACTTATAAGCGCACATCGCACCCAGCTTCTTTCGGGGAAGGGCCTTGCTCAAAAGGTTAGAAAACTTTTGGACGACATCGCCTATAACGAATACCTTATTACCGAATACCAAAAAAGCGAAAAGGCAGCTCAATTTAAAATGATGAATATCGAAAGTTTTTTGCACTCGATGGACGATTGGGAAAACAATCCCGACAATTGGGACGGAAGCCTCTACGATTATCTTAACCGCATTACTCTTTTAACCCGCGATGATACTGAAGAAGAAAAAGGCGAAGTAAATATTATGACTATTCATTCTTCAAAGGGTCTGGAGTTTCCCGTGGTTTTTATTGCAGGAGCGGAAGACGGCCTTATTCCTCATGCAAGGAGTGTCGAAGAAAATGACGGAGATGTCGAAGAAGAGCGCCGCCTTTTCTATGTGGCTATCACCAGAGCCCAACAAAACCTTTTTATTACAAGCTGCAGGCAGAGACGGAAACAGGGCGGCATAACCGAATGTGCTCCATCTCCTTTTTTGGATGAGATTCCTGCAGACCTCGTTGAATACCATGAGCCCGATGCCCAAGCCGAAGAAGAACGCATCGCCGATATCTTCAGCCAAATGAAAAAAAAGTTTTCGATATAG
- a CDS encoding ABC transporter ATP-binding protein — MKILEVKDVSKKYGKKQVLSGVSFDIEEGDIFGLIGPNGAGKSTLINIITGILDPLNGEVLIGGYSIKKKPIEAKKLIGLVPQELALSEDISAIDNLNFFASLYGLSGKKLKEAVNEALEVVGLTEKKKGKVKKFSGGMKRRLNLAAAIMHKPRLLILDEPTVGIDPQSRNNIFEYLRKVNSQDKTTILYTSHYMEEVEELCKNIFVIDEGREIAYGSLNSVKEKANGTVTIEIKADNINEDLIEKIRILDGALNVEKEANTLNILYERNKVNLDELIKILQTSGAVIKAIQINELNLGEVFLQLTGKKLRE, encoded by the coding sequence ATGAAAATATTGGAAGTTAAGGATGTATCAAAAAAATACGGAAAAAAACAGGTCCTTTCCGGTGTTTCTTTTGATATTGAAGAAGGCGATATCTTCGGTTTAATCGGGCCTAACGGAGCCGGAAAATCCACCCTGATAAATATAATAACCGGAATATTGGATCCGCTAAACGGCGAGGTGCTTATAGGCGGATACAGTATCAAAAAAAAGCCGATAGAAGCAAAGAAGCTCATAGGCCTTGTACCTCAAGAACTAGCCCTATCGGAGGATATATCGGCAATAGACAACCTCAATTTTTTTGCAAGCCTATACGGCCTTTCAGGGAAAAAATTAAAAGAGGCTGTAAATGAGGCCTTGGAAGTTGTCGGCTTAACCGAAAAGAAAAAAGGAAAAGTGAAAAAATTTTCAGGCGGAATGAAAAGAAGACTCAACCTTGCTGCAGCCATTATGCACAAGCCCCGTCTTTTAATTTTAGATGAGCCCACCGTAGGTATCGACCCTCAGTCAAGGAACAATATCTTTGAATATCTGCGCAAGGTAAATTCACAAGATAAAACTACAATTCTTTATACCTCCCACTATATGGAAGAAGTCGAAGAACTTTGCAAAAATATCTTTGTAATCGATGAAGGAAGAGAGATTGCCTACGGCTCACTTAATTCCGTAAAGGAAAAAGCAAACGGAACCGTAACCATCGAAATAAAGGCAGACAACATAAATGAAGATCTAATAGAAAAAATCCGTATTTTGGATGGGGCCTTAAATGTAGAAAAAGAAGCAAATACCTTGAATATCCTTTATGAACGGAACAAGGTCAACCTTGATGAGCTTATTAAAATTTTGCAAACATCAGGAGCCGTAATCAAGGCCATACAAATAAATGAGCTGAATTTAGGCGAGGTGTTTTTACAGCTCACAGGAAAAAAATTGCGTGAGTAG
- a CDS encoding ABC transporter permease: protein MKEFVSLFLAQLKRILKNITNASMLIIFPFAMIILIFVIRFILDPKDTDDLETKKTDYTVQMGEVGYFVNDTGDLWKNFFAGSESTVRPENKEEELTKVKEKLATGKIPGLIIIPKDFSEKISKNEKPELEILKTEESIILDNRVQALNLSINAYLMDNFIKSSGLAENGEKLLNNNINIVFKTPDNKNIISLGLKIMTLLVLYMIIFGSTAIVTDLIKFRETKMLARAIISPNSEFKIVGSFLLAFVFIQVVVNMIVFISATIIFKLEITGLPLIFLAVVSTSFFALSIAILIARIFKKESQLALASNITSLLTIVLFFLAIISVMPFVSIPPVFKNISMFSPLYWLLEMLDKEKPFPNILIVWAMTAAIFTAGSWKIKEFNNEIN, encoded by the coding sequence ATGAAGGAATTCGTAAGTTTATTTTTAGCACAGCTAAAAAGAATATTAAAAAATATAACAAATGCCAGTATGTTGATTATTTTCCCTTTTGCTATGATAATTCTTATTTTTGTAATAAGATTTATTCTTGATCCGAAAGATACCGATGATTTGGAAACTAAAAAGACCGATTATACCGTTCAAATGGGTGAGGTAGGGTATTTTGTCAATGATACGGGAGATTTATGGAAAAACTTTTTTGCCGGTTCCGAATCTACAGTCCGTCCTGAAAATAAAGAAGAAGAATTAACAAAGGTTAAGGAAAAACTTGCAACCGGAAAAATACCCGGTCTTATAATTATACCCAAAGATTTTTCCGAAAAAATTTCAAAAAATGAAAAACCGGAACTTGAAATTTTAAAAACGGAAGAAAGCATTATTCTTGACAATAGAGTCCAAGCACTCAATTTAAGTATAAATGCTTATCTCATGGATAATTTTATTAAAAGTTCGGGTCTAGCCGAAAATGGAGAAAAGCTTTTAAACAACAATATAAATATTGTATTTAAAACACCGGATAATAAAAACATTATAAGTCTAGGCCTAAAAATAATGACATTGCTTGTATTGTATATGATTATTTTCGGCTCAACAGCGATTGTAACCGACTTAATAAAATTTAGGGAAACAAAGATGTTGGCACGTGCAATAATAAGCCCAAACTCCGAATTTAAAATAGTGGGAAGCTTTTTATTAGCCTTTGTCTTTATTCAAGTGGTAGTAAATATGATAGTCTTTATTTCTGCGACAATAATATTTAAATTAGAAATTACGGGACTTCCATTGATATTCTTAGCCGTGGTTTCAACAAGTTTTTTTGCTCTATCCATAGCTATTTTAATAGCAAGAATTTTTAAAAAAGAATCTCAACTGGCTCTTGCTTCGAATATAACAAGTCTTCTTACAATAGTTTTATTTTTCCTTGCTATTATTTCTGTAATGCCTTTTGTTTCAATTCCGCCTGTGTTTAAAAATATTTCAATGTTTTCACCCCTATATTGGCTGTTGGAAATGCTGGATAAAGAAAAACCTTTTCCAAACATATTGATAGTCTGGGCGATGACTGCCGCTATTTTTACAGCCGGAAGCTGGAAAATAAAAGAGTTTAACAACGAAATAAATTAA
- the cbiE gene encoding precorrin-6y C5,15-methyltransferase (decarboxylating) subunit CbiE: MPLTVAGAGPGNIELLTQEAICAIKDADIVAGFERIASDVKPIRNDVKTLNGISEILDLPIETKKVLVLASGDPCFFGITEFIKNKNIKIEKVITGISSMQYFMGKLQKQWQTLPFYSFHGRETDFTEMRSKESFFILTDKTNNPDIISARLKEEGFKGRLFVGYNLSYPDESIEEYTIGDKIIVKSFLNTVLVQNEKY, translated from the coding sequence ATGCCTTTAACGGTCGCCGGGGCAGGGCCCGGAAATATAGAACTTTTAACCCAAGAGGCTATATGCGCAATCAAAGATGCGGATATAGTTGCAGGCTTTGAGCGTATAGCTTCCGATGTCAAGCCGATAAGGAATGATGTAAAAACTCTAAATGGAATCTCAGAAATTCTTGATCTCCCTATAGAGACAAAAAAAGTTTTAGTCCTTGCTTCAGGCGACCCCTGTTTTTTTGGAATTACCGAGTTTATCAAAAATAAAAATATAAAAATAGAAAAAGTAATAACCGGCATATCTTCAATGCAGTATTTTATGGGCAAACTTCAAAAACAGTGGCAGACCCTGCCCTTTTATTCCTTTCACGGAAGAGAAACAGACTTTACGGAAATGCGCAGTAAGGAGAGCTTTTTTATTCTTACCGATAAGACAAACAATCCCGACATAATTTCGGCAAGACTAAAAGAAGAAGGCTTTAAAGGAAGACTTTTTGTAGGTTATAATCTTTCATATCCGGATGAATCGATTGAAGAATATACCATAGGCGATAAAATTATAGTAAAATCTTTTTTAAATACGGTATTGGTTCAAAATGAAAAATATTAA
- a CDS encoding histidine phosphatase family protein: MKIVLIRHGITVTNKKRIFSFDDSPLAEEAYPMLGGLKPKLKDFSSFKVYSSPFKRALQTAEYLGLKNIQTDKRLQEYNFGIFKGLTFEEAQIKYPIEAKNWIENNDSSAPPEGETSFEHFKRTSDFLEEAALKGENIIIVTHYGTITMALAWALDNFSLRNKFAPKNSAISILEVFLSDNKNEIIHKGIEVFNGI, from the coding sequence ATGAAAATAGTTTTGATAAGACACGGAATCACTGTAACAAACAAAAAAAGAATTTTTAGTTTTGACGATAGCCCCTTGGCGGAAGAAGCTTATCCCATGCTTGGCGGTTTAAAGCCCAAACTAAAGGATTTTTCTTCTTTTAAAGTTTATTCAAGCCCATTCAAAAGAGCCTTACAAACAGCTGAATATTTAGGTCTTAAAAATATTCAAACCGATAAGAGACTCCAAGAATATAACTTCGGTATTTTTAAGGGCTTAACCTTTGAAGAAGCTCAAATAAAATATCCTATTGAAGCAAAAAACTGGATCGAGAACAACGACAGCTCAGCCCCGCCTGAAGGCGAAACCTCCTTTGAACATTTTAAGAGAACTTCCGACTTTTTAGAAGAAGCAGCCTTAAAAGGTGAAAACATAATCATCGTAACTCACTACGGCACAATAACAATGGCTCTCGCATGGGCATTGGATAATTTTTCTTTAAGAAATAAATTTGCTCCTAAAAATTCGGCAATCAGCATATTAGAAGTTTTTTTATCGGATAATAAAAATGAAATTATTCATAAAGGTATTGAAGTTTTTAATGGGATTTAA
- the cbiT gene encoding precorrin-6Y C5,15-methyltransferase (decarboxylating) subunit CbiT, which yields MKNIKDSEFIRGEVPMTKFNIRSLSIAHLQIEKGDKFLDIGGGTGSVSVEAALQGAEVLTVEFDKTAYALIRENAKKFGVKINLILGKAPEVFLSAEYKDLQFDKCFIGGSGGELKNIFDYLESHLKKGGIICANFILIKNLNEFLELLEKYGYTEMETHLIQTASMGKAGLFKGENPIYIVRASKP from the coding sequence ATGAAAAATATTAAAGATTCCGAATTTATCAGAGGCGAAGTGCCGATGACCAAATTCAACATACGAAGCCTATCTATCGCTCATCTTCAAATAGAAAAAGGAGATAAGTTTTTGGATATAGGCGGAGGTACGGGGTCCGTTTCGGTTGAAGCAGCCTTACAGGGAGCAGAAGTTTTAACAGTTGAATTCGATAAAACGGCTTATGCACTCATAAGAGAAAACGCAAAAAAATTCGGAGTTAAAATAAATCTTATTTTAGGGAAAGCACCCGAAGTTTTTTTATCGGCCGAATATAAGGACTTACAGTTTGATAAGTGTTTTATAGGCGGAAGCGGCGGCGAGTTAAAAAATATTTTTGACTATCTGGAAAGCCATTTAAAAAAAGGCGGGATAATTTGTGCTAATTTTATCCTTATAAAAAACTTAAACGAATTTTTAGAACTCCTCGAAAAGTACGGATATACCGAAATGGAAACTCATCTTATTCAAACCGCATCAATGGGAAAAGCCGGTCTTTTTAAGGGAGAAAATCCTATCTACATTGTAAGAGCTTCTAAGCCTTGA
- the cobU gene encoding bifunctional adenosylcobinamide kinase/adenosylcobinamide-phosphate guanylyltransferase, with protein sequence MITLITGGSRSGKSAYAEKLLDGIDDVVYIATAEIYDDEMQERVKKHIKRRNPKWRTYEGFLNLEKAVNGEKHYLLDCVTNLISRILFQITGEKEKPSEEEIQKTIDTSLIQIKNLILEIKKINGSLILVTNEVGSSIVPMHPVSRAFSDIQGIVNAKIAELADEVVLCVCGLPIKIKGGASI encoded by the coding sequence ATGATAACACTTATAACAGGCGGATCGAGGAGCGGAAAATCGGCCTATGCCGAAAAACTTTTAGACGGAATAGATGATGTTGTCTATATAGCAACCGCCGAAATCTATGATGATGAAATGCAGGAAAGAGTAAAAAAGCATATTAAAAGACGCAACCCAAAGTGGCGTACCTATGAGGGCTTTTTAAACTTAGAAAAAGCCGTCAACGGAGAAAAACACTATTTACTTGACTGCGTAACAAATTTAATTTCTCGAATTCTTTTTCAAATAACAGGAGAAAAAGAAAAGCCCAGTGAAGAGGAGATTCAAAAGACAATAGATACTTCATTAATTCAAATCAAAAATCTTATTTTAGAAATAAAAAAAATAAACGGCTCCTTAATTCTTGTAACCAATGAGGTCGGGTCTTCTATTGTACCGATGCATCCCGTATCAAGAGCTTTTTCGGATATTCAAGGAATAGTAAATGCAAAAATCGCCGAACTTGCAGATGAGGTTGTTCTCTGCGTTTGCGGCCTACCTATAAAAATAAAAGGCGGAGCATCAATATGA
- a CDS encoding CD1871A family CXXC motif-containing protein — MKKKIAAILVIVLALSFTLIGIYRGEVAVVLKKAVNICMECIGIG; from the coding sequence ATGAAAAAGAAAATAGCGGCAATACTTGTTATTGTTTTAGCGTTAAGCTTTACCCTTATAGGAATATACCGCGGAGAAGTTGCTGTAGTCCTCAAAAAGGCTGTAAATATATGTATGGAGTGCATAGGAATTGGCTAA
- a CDS encoding TlpA disulfide reductase family protein, protein MKKLHFYVLTAIFAGILFASCTKTEAQGDKEAEKPLTAKEVAAAPESNILRASENCLTFSTKDLDGNTVTSEIFENYDVTLVNIWGTFCGPCKAELPHLEAAYKAYADKKVNVIGLTADLPEGDAETLALAKEIWKDAGCTFKALVTVDSFLPIYEQVAGFPTSFMVDKKGQLIPGTIHLGGLSKEGFEKPFDKALKAVASK, encoded by the coding sequence ATGAAGAAGTTACATTTTTATGTACTAACCGCAATCTTTGCGGGTATTTTATTTGCTTCGTGCACAAAAACCGAAGCACAGGGAGATAAAGAGGCAGAAAAGCCTTTAACCGCAAAAGAAGTTGCAGCAGCACCAGAATCAAACATTTTAAGAGCTAGCGAAAACTGCCTTACATTTTCAACAAAGGATCTTGACGGAAATACGGTTACCAGCGAAATTTTTGAAAACTACGATGTTACATTGGTAAATATTTGGGGAACATTTTGCGGTCCTTGCAAAGCTGAATTACCCCATTTGGAAGCCGCTTACAAGGCTTATGCCGATAAAAAAGTAAACGTTATTGGCCTTACAGCCGACCTTCCTGAAGGCGATGCCGAAACTCTGGCCTTGGCCAAAGAAATATGGAAAGATGCAGGATGCACCTTTAAGGCACTTGTAACGGTTGACAGCTTTCTGCCCATATACGAACAGGTTGCAGGTTTTCCTACAAGCTTTATGGTAGACAAAAAGGGTCAACTTATCCCCGGAACCATTCACCTTGGAGGTTTAAGTAAGGAAGGTTTTGAAAAACCTTTTGATAAAGCCCTAAAAGCCGTAGCCTCAAAGTAA
- a CDS encoding 4Fe-4S binding protein, translating into MAKQNKQKTLNKKRHAIQALGMLAINGNLIGFLKGQIYKGPMKRVCMPVLNCYSCPGALFGCPIGSIQATIGSSKFNFAFYVVGLLSLFAIAAGRLFCGYICPFGLFQDLLDKIPLKKIKVPQKVNKVLRYLKYFILAFFVFVLPFALQDKYGMSDPYFCKYICPSGILFGAIPLIAMNKALTASLGALFGLKFTVLAIITMLSMIFYRPFCRYLCPLGAFLGMFNPISLYRLKINGKCIKCRKCERTCKLDIPTYKTPNSPECIRCGECIKACPVKAIEQSFLFTEKNTNMKLKIKKE; encoded by the coding sequence TTGGCTAAACAAAACAAACAAAAAACACTGAATAAAAAACGCCATGCAATTCAGGCATTAGGAATGTTGGCAATAAACGGAAATCTTATAGGCTTTTTAAAGGGGCAAATTTATAAGGGGCCTATGAAAAGAGTCTGTATGCCTGTTTTAAACTGTTATTCATGCCCGGGTGCTTTGTTTGGATGCCCTATCGGCTCGATACAGGCAACCATTGGAAGCAGCAAATTTAACTTTGCTTTTTATGTAGTAGGCCTATTGTCGTTATTTGCAATAGCCGCAGGAAGACTTTTTTGCGGCTATATCTGCCCTTTCGGTCTTTTCCAAGACCTATTGGATAAGATTCCCTTAAAAAAAATTAAGGTTCCGCAAAAAGTAAACAAGGTTTTAAGGTATCTAAAATACTTTATTCTTGCCTTTTTTGTCTTTGTTCTCCCCTTTGCCTTGCAGGACAAATACGGCATGAGCGATCCTTATTTTTGTAAATATATTTGCCCCTCAGGCATCCTATTTGGAGCGATTCCGCTTATAGCGATGAATAAAGCTCTCACAGCCTCTTTAGGAGCCTTATTCGGCCTAAAATTTACGGTTTTAGCAATCATTACAATGCTTTCAATGATTTTTTACAGGCCCTTTTGCCGCTATTTATGTCCCCTCGGAGCCTTTTTAGGAATGTTCAATCCTATAAGCCTCTACCGTTTAAAAATAAACGGCAAGTGCATAAAATGCCGAAAATGTGAAAGAACCTGTAAGCTGGATATTCCGACATATAAGACCCCCAATAGCCCTGAATGTATAAGATGCGGAGAATGTATCAAGGCCTGTCCCGTAAAAGCTATCGAACAAAGCTTTCTTTTTACGGAAAAAAACACAAATATGAAGTTAAAGATAAAAAAAGAATAA
- a CDS encoding ABC transporter permease, translating to MKAFLKITLIAVKDNFITFILVYLCLPIFFVGYNGFLQKDKFKAETKEQAISVFLDDEDKTFLSEQLIGTLNSNSLKDFIKIEDETNAKYKIKIPKGYQTAVEENKEFDILIIGKEKSSASITFLSNIIKNISSSINGNYKMAKAITASGQSKELMDKYLNIQKEAAKPIGKTFMHPALHSMSSYEVYAISISIFLFFMFVMEILNPTYKKKAAGLTLRINSMPKKAAYIFNAQIIGLALKVFVAITIYLLIFRLLRVSFMGNPILLLIYAASFSLVTGCIACSLVSINKQEIVYTIAIIIFFVFGVLGTVLFSIPNENKIAKLFFKYNISQIITNPLKNIVVENSFGGMIGSLIIMLTFGAVFYILGLLMVSFKKTKI from the coding sequence ATGAAAGCATTTTTAAAAATTACGCTTATAGCGGTAAAAGATAACTTTATTACCTTTATTTTAGTCTACCTTTGTCTTCCGATATTTTTTGTAGGCTATAACGGGTTTTTGCAAAAAGATAAATTTAAAGCTGAAACTAAAGAACAGGCTATTTCAGTTTTTTTAGATGATGAAGATAAGACTTTCTTATCGGAACAACTAATCGGTACTTTAAATTCAAACTCTTTAAAAGATTTTATAAAAATTGAAGATGAAACAAATGCCAAATATAAAATCAAAATTCCTAAAGGTTACCAAACCGCAGTTGAAGAAAACAAAGAGTTTGATATTTTAATTATCGGTAAAGAAAAGTCTTCTGCATCAATTACTTTTTTATCGAACATAATTAAAAACATAAGCAGTTCCATTAATGGGAATTATAAAATGGCTAAGGCGATTACAGCTTCCGGTCAATCTAAAGAACTTATGGATAAGTATCTTAATATTCAAAAAGAAGCGGCTAAACCTATAGGAAAAACTTTTATGCATCCCGCCCTGCATAGTATGTCAAGTTATGAAGTCTATGCAATATCCATAAGCATCTTTTTATTTTTTATGTTTGTTATGGAAATTCTTAATCCCACATATAAGAAAAAGGCAGCAGGTCTTACCCTGCGTATTAACTCGATGCCTAAAAAGGCTGCTTATATCTTTAATGCCCAAATAATAGGTCTGGCCTTAAAAGTATTTGTTGCTATCACAATTTATCTTTTAATCTTTAGATTGTTAAGAGTTTCTTTTATGGGCAACCCCATTCTTCTTCTTATATACGCTGCAAGTTTTTCCCTTGTAACCGGATGCATTGCATGTTCATTAGTAAGCATTAATAAACAAGAAATTGTATATACAATAGCCATAATCATATTTTTTGTATTCGGAGTTTTGGGAACGGTTCTTTTTTCAATTCCAAATGAAAATAAAATTGCGAAACTATTTTTTAAATATAACATTTCCCAAATTATAACTAACCCTCTTAAGAACATTGTTGTGGAAAATTCTTTTGGAGGAATGATAGGCAGTCTGATTATAATGCTCACCTTTGGTGCAGTATTTTATATTCTGGGTTTACTTATGGTAAGTTTTAAAAAAACCAAAATTTAA